In the genome of Lathyrus oleraceus cultivar Zhongwan6 chromosome 4, CAAS_Psat_ZW6_1.0, whole genome shotgun sequence, the window GTAATTACTGACATAACTTTAAAAGTTGGATTTGATTAAACGCAAGAAACTCACATGATCCAATAGTTATAATTTAGATATTGTAAAAAAATGGGTTAATACCATTTTATCCCTGCCATATAGGCGACTTCTGATTTACACGCGTATAAATATATTTTGttgcaaacaaacaaacatatcATAACATTAAGCCTTAAAAATGTCATTACATAAACATTAAACAATTGTCTTAGCAATCATTACAACATGATTAAAAAACTAAAAGTTGCAGCTGTTTTAGTAGTCAAAAGGATTACAAAATGATTAGTAAACCATCAAGCCATGCCTAATCATCTATCTTGCCAATGTCACCCCAATACCTCATTTCCCTGGAGCATGTCCCTAGCATAGGGCCTGCTACCACCACAACAGGTTCCTGAGTCAAAGTACCATCTTCATTTTCTAGTATGATAATTGATCCATCACTGCTTGCACCTGGGCATGTATTTGACTTGGTTTTCAATTTCTTCAACCCGTCACTTGATTTTCTTGGTCCTTTATATTTCACCTTCTTTGTTGATTTTGGAGTTTTCTTGACATAAGTGGATTTTCTTTTCTCAGTTTATGCCACACCAGTTGGTTCAGATTGTGCCACACCGGTTGGTTCAGTTTGTGCCACACCAATTGGTTTTGCTTTACTTAGTATCCCCAGTCAAgtttgcttcaaaataacattCATTTATACCTTCAAGTTTTCTCCAAACCTTAAACTCATTTCTTGTGTCCCCAGTCAAGTACAAGTTTCAACACGTCAGAGACACCCAATTTTCACTATCTAGGTCATACGCATGCGTTTGAACCCCACCACTATAGAATATTGTATCCTCTCTAACAAACTCCCCTCCACGATGAACAATAACAATGAACTTACACATTATTTGTATCAGAAACCGTTTCATCATCATAATAGTGTTCTAAACTTAACAAAAGAAAAGACGAAAAATAGAGTAGATTGAGCGATTTCGTACCTTGATTCACGTTTCTTTGCAAAATATATCAATGGAGTTGATTGAACGATGACTTGATTGCTTGGAGCTCTTCAATGACGTTTCCACTTACAACAAAAAAGGGGAGGACTAGAATAAAACTTCACCTGTAATTTTATAAACCCTCCTGAGGTGGCATAAATGTGTCCATCTGTCACTTAAAAAATGCCACTTATCACAACACGTATGCATTAGACGTGTGTCATTCCTTCCCTAAATTTAAACAACCAGAATCTTTATATGACAATgttgtttttgaaaaaaaaatatttttacaaaagTATAAACTAGAAGTCGCCTATATGACCGGAGTAAAATGATTTTAactataaaaaaaaattaatgtcAATAATATTAATTAAACATATAATGATtctttaattatatttttaaaaaatgttaCTAATTAAACGGACTTGATTAGATcttaaaaaaaatctaaaaataaCTATACCCAAAAAAAAGTATCTCTAGCCACACATAGTTTTCCCCTTTCCCTGATATACAGGTTAAATTCATTTCCCGCTTCATCCTCCAAAACTTCATGTCCAGTCATCAACCCACCAATCAATACTTCACAACTGATACTTCATACCCTCCTCACTCAATAAAAACCATTCCCCAACACAAAAAATTCTATTCTTCATCATGGCTTCTCCTTCTCCACACTCTCTCCCAATCCTCttctccttcattttcttcctcTCCCTCTCTCTCTCCCACTCATCTAACTCTCCACAAACCTACATCATCCACGTGTCAAAATCTCCACGGTCTTCCCTCTTTTCCACCAATCAAAACCATTTCTCCTCCATCCTCAACACCCTCCCATCTTCCCCCAACCCAACTCCCATCCTCTACACATACACGTCCGCCATTCACGGCTTCTCCGCCCAACTAACTCCCTCCCAGGCCGACCACCTTAAATCCCACCCCGACATCCTCTCCATCCAACCCGACCAAATCCGACACCTCCACACAACACACACCCCCGAGTTCCTCGGACTCGCCGAATCCTCCGGATTATGGCCAAACTCACACTTCGCCTCCGACGTCATCATCGGCGTCCTCGACACCGGAATCTGGCCGGAGCTCCAAAGCTTCTCCGATCAATCTCTATTTCCTTCCACTCTCCCTTCTTCCTGGAAAGGAGCCTGCGAAACATCCCATGATTTCCCTAAATCTTCATGTAACGGAAAAATCATCGGCGCGAAATCTTTCTACAAAGGCTACGAAGCTTACCTTCAAAGACCTATTGATGAAACCCTCGAATCGAAATCTCCTAGAGATACAGAAGGCCATGGAACTCACACAGCTTCAACTGCAGCAGGCTCCATCGTTGGTAACGCTAGTTTGTTTCATTTCGCTCGAGGTGAAGCGAAGGGAATGGCGACAAAAGCTAGAATCGCTGCTTACAAAATCTGTTGGAAATCTGGTTGTTTTGATTCTGATATTCTTGCTGCTATGGATGAAGCTGTCTCTGATGGGGTTCATGTGATTTCACTCTCCGTTGGTTCCAATGGTTATGCGCCTAATTATTATCGTGATTCAATTGCTATTGGTGCTTTTGGTGCTGCGCAACACGGTGTTGTTGTATCTTGTTCTGCTGGTAATTCAGGTCCTGGTCCTTATACTTCTGTTAACATAGCTCCTTGGATTTTAACAGTTGGTGCTTCGACTATCGATAGAGAGTTTCCTGCTGATGTTGTTCTTGGGGATGGTAGAGTTTTCGGCGGTGTTTCTTTGTATTATGGTGATGATTTACCTGATTATAAGCTTCCTTTAGTTTATGCTAGTGATTGTGGTAGTAGATATTGTTACATAGGTTCTTTAGATTCTTCGAAAGTGAAAGGGAGGATTGTTGTTTGTGATCGAGGAGGGAATGCTAGAGTTGAGAAGGGTAGTGCTGTGAAAAGTGCTGGTGGGTTAGGGATGATTATGGCGAATACTGAAGATAGCGGTGAAGAGCTTCTTGCTGATGCACATCTTGTTGCAGCTACAATGGTTGGTCAA includes:
- the LOC127076258 gene encoding subtilisin-like protease SBT1.4, encoding MASPSPHSLPILFSFIFFLSLSLSHSSNSPQTYIIHVSKSPRSSLFSTNQNHFSSILNTLPSSPNPTPILYTYTSAIHGFSAQLTPSQADHLKSHPDILSIQPDQIRHLHTTHTPEFLGLAESSGLWPNSHFASDVIIGVLDTGIWPELQSFSDQSLFPSTLPSSWKGACETSHDFPKSSCNGKIIGAKSFYKGYEAYLQRPIDETLESKSPRDTEGHGTHTASTAAGSIVGNASLFHFARGEAKGMATKARIAAYKICWKSGCFDSDILAAMDEAVSDGVHVISLSVGSNGYAPNYYRDSIAIGAFGAAQHGVVVSCSAGNSGPGPYTSVNIAPWILTVGASTIDREFPADVVLGDGRVFGGVSLYYGDDLPDYKLPLVYASDCGSRYCYIGSLDSSKVKGRIVVCDRGGNARVEKGSAVKSAGGLGMIMANTEDSGEELLADAHLVAATMVGQIAGDKIKEYIRSSENPTATIEFKGTVIGGSESPSAPRVASFSSRGPNYRTAEILKPDVIAPGVNILAGWTGKVGPTDLDLDPRRVEFNIISGTSMSCPHVSGIAALLRKAYPNWSPAAIKSALMTTAYNVDNSGEAIQDLGTGKESNPFVHGAGHVDPNKALNPGLVYDLNSNDYLAFLCSIGYDARKIQVFTREPTSYNVCENKRKFSSPGDLNYPSFSVVFDANNELVKYKRVVTNVGGSVDAVYTVKVNAPFGVDVSVSPSKLVFSSENKTQAFEVTFARIGYGGSQSFGSLEWSDGVHIVRSPIAARWSNGFSSASF